One genomic window of Acidovorax radicis includes the following:
- a CDS encoding methylglyoxal synthase: MILGLAANRLHHHAEDAALFSWLRACEAGIRELQLGLHAVGRTHDAIVAAGMLQGYRPLVRYPYGREGGLMKVVAEVVGMGEGRTLDGAIYLTDPVDPSSIFPEALALKRQCVIHGKPFLSTVASARDWIEMERIHAGLPRDPQADRFYDHGTQTLALIAHDACKQAMLDFADRNFDVLSQFRHRVATGTTGQRLNALAWSKGWPEGQPWVQRFNSGPLGGDAQIADLVLERRCHRAVFFEDPHVARQHEADIQLLERAVTTATHDAVCVTVPGVAQRWCDAVRLRAAR; encoded by the coding sequence ATGATCCTGGGTCTTGCCGCCAACCGCCTGCACCACCACGCCGAAGATGCGGCGCTTTTTTCCTGGCTGCGCGCCTGCGAGGCGGGTATCCGGGAACTGCAGCTGGGGCTGCACGCCGTGGGGCGCACGCACGATGCCATCGTCGCTGCGGGCATGCTTCAGGGCTACCGCCCGCTGGTGCGCTACCCCTATGGGCGCGAAGGCGGGTTGATGAAAGTGGTGGCAGAGGTGGTGGGCATGGGGGAAGGGCGCACGCTCGATGGCGCGATCTACCTCACCGACCCCGTGGACCCTTCGTCCATTTTCCCCGAGGCGCTGGCCCTCAAGCGGCAGTGCGTGATCCATGGCAAGCCGTTTCTCTCCACGGTGGCCAGCGCACGCGACTGGATCGAGATGGAGCGCATCCACGCCGGGCTGCCGCGCGACCCGCAGGCCGACCGGTTTTATGACCACGGCACTCAGACACTGGCCCTGATTGCCCACGACGCGTGCAAGCAGGCCATGCTCGACTTCGCCGATCGCAACTTTGATGTGCTGTCGCAGTTTCGCCACCGGGTGGCCACCGGCACCACGGGCCAGCGCCTGAACGCGCTGGCGTGGAGCAAGGGCTGGCCCGAGGGGCAGCCCTGGGTGCAGCGCTTTAACAGCGGGCCGCTGGGTGGCGACGCGCAGATCGCCGACCTGGTGCTGGAGCGCCGTTGTCACCGCGCCGTCTTTTTTGAGGACCCGCATGTGGCGCGCCAGCACGAGGCCGACATCCAGCTGCTAGAGCGCGCCGTGACCACCGCCACGCACGATGCGGTGTGCGTCACCGTGCCGGGCGTGGCGCAGCGCTGGTGCGACGCGGTGCGCCTGCGCGCAGCGCGCTGA